taaccacacatttgtttgtgtgtgtgggacttGCTGGGTGCAGGACTGTGAGAATAAGTGCAGGCTCTTCCTTCCTGCGCGCTTCGGTTCCAGTTCACAGATGCAGTCAGTCACAGAGGGCAGGATAGTCAGACCAAAACGGACGGACGGGCGAGCGAGCGAAAGGGGGGCAGGAGAGATAGTGGGAGACAAGATGAGGACTtgataaataataaagcaaCGGGCCCACATGAAGGCACATGTGCACCTTCTAAATTTACCTGCATCTAAAGTCTTCCTGTGGAGATGAGACGAGCTTCGAGGCGATGCACGAACCCTGACGCGCGCTGGACGATGGAGCGCTCGGTCAAATGCTGAGATGGACAACGTCAAGGGGAGGTTCACGGTGCGGCGCCTGCTGGCCTTCTACCTGTTCAAGAAGAGCAAGTCGCTGGCCGGCGGCGCCGAGCCTCCGTCGCCACCGAGGAACCGCTGGACGGTAAAGTggcgcgcggcgcggcggcgtTGGGTCAGAacaggctgaggtggaggtggacgcgGCGCAGACGGAGCTTTTACTGTGGCGCTCGCTCGCTGACAACAAGGTGCAGCTGAGAGCCTGCTTGTTCCACCAGCTGGTTTCCTGTTGTCAAAGCCGTCTCAGGCTGTGGCGGTCTGTGGTgatggctgctgctgaagcttatCATTTCATCGCTGACTAATTtgacttttttccccattgtctttttcatttttattaggTCATTGTTCTAACTTGTCAGTTGTCTTCGAGTTGCTGAAATAACGATAGTCGTCATTGTTTGCTTGATTGATGGttcaaatgattaaaaactTCTATTCAATTATTAAATAGACTAATTAAAGAAACGTCAAATTAGTCATATTCCTAAATAATGTGCCAACTTTAATCAAAAGCTTAATTTCACCTCCTCCTATTAGCACAGTATAGCAGCAGTCGTATTCATGCTCCTTTTAAGGGAACTGGATACAAACAGGTGCGGTGGCCTAGTTTCCAGCCGCACATTTTGAAGTGACAACCCAGAAGCGTGTTGAGCCCCCTGggcagaagctgcagaggtTCGCTGGCTTGCATTTCACACGCCCCCTGCAGGGACGTGCAGCGTGAGCCTCTGGGACCGCGACCGCTGCAGCCTCGCTCCGAGGCGCTTCTCTAGGGTGTTGATGAACTGTGGCCGTGAGGTCGACACCGGGTCAGGGCCGACGCCGGGTCGTGTCTGTGCAGTGCCAGCATGAACGGGCCGTTTAAAGCCACAAACAGCGAGTGGAGCTGGGTGTTTTGCATCGAATGCAGGAAATTGAACCTTTAGAGCCGCGTTTAGGGCGCTGGTTTGTTCATTTACACTGAATGTTACAAGTCGACTTTGTTCCCAGAAATGTCATTTGtattacacacacgcacacacgcacacacacacgcacacacacacacacacacacacacacgcacacgcgcgtcTGTGTTTTTACACTGCTTCCTCTTTCTGCCGTTTTTATCACTGTACAGAGCTATTTACAGTAAGAGGTACTGATCTACAGCCGCTGattcctccagctgtttgatgTGATAATGTAATGGCTTATTCTACGTTTCCTCCATCTCGTTCTTCCTCAGGATGATGGAGACATCAAGGAGATCAACATCACCCATGTGGTTAAGGAGGGCTCAGAGAAAGCTGATGCCTCTCAGTTTGAGCTGCTCAAAGTCCTGGGACAGGGATCCTTTGGGAAGGTGAGGGTTCACACTGCAGCCGACGTCGCTCTCCCTCCCAGACTTGATTCAAAtttgtgcatttttaatttttttatttattttttttacaggtgTTCCTGGTGCGAAAGGTGACGCCGCCAGATGCCAACCAGCTCTACGCCATGAAGGTCCTCAAGAAGGCCACACTCAAAGGTGCAGCGGAGGCTGGAGAACgtctgatgtttatttattaggaCTGAAGCTCACTTAAAATTCGAGATGAGGAACATTTCGCTCTTTTACGTGTGTGTTGCATCACTGTTTCTTTTATCATCACTCTCCAAGTGTGAGCAAACCAGTGGCTTtagtttcaaaagcaacattttTTTAGTCCTTTTTATTGCCCGATGCAGCGCTTCAGCTGTTTGCTTTACAATGCACCAGACGTTCTCACTGGGTGACATCTGGGCTCTCACAGCACAGCCACAACTAGCGTGGTATGAATTAATTTCccaacacttcctgtttggcttTTGAGGGGCGtcgctgtttgttttcagctaCGCTTGGTTTCGTGTAAACGGGCATATGTGTTTCCTGTAACTCAAAGGAACCTATACATAGTATTTTGGAGGCgtggggggggtgcaggtgTGGTCGTGATCAAGAAGTGTTCACACGCTCCCCCAAagcatttcatttaaattttaaaatagcATATTTCCAGATTTAATTTGCATTTGTGAACACTGTGCAAGTGTAAAACTGGACTAATGGGTTTGATTTACTCACCTTTCGTCAAATCCCTGTGCGCTCATTCATTTACTGCCAGGCTGCGTGCTCCACAATGACCCGCGGACGAGCTGACTTTTAGTTTTTGACGTGTCtacacattaaaacattaaaaccatGCACATTCTGAAACTCTGTTCTCCTCATCGTTCAGTCAGGGACCGTGTGAGGAccaagatggagagagacatcCTGGCAGACGTCAACCACCCGTTCGTTGTCAAACTGCACTATGGTGAGCCgccctgaagctgcagctgctgttcctTTTGCCACAGGCGCTTTACTGGATCCTGTGACTCCGTGACAGTTAAAGTTGAGCGCGGCTGGAATTAATCCTGCGTTACTTTTTTGATTCGTAGCATTTCAAACTGAAGGAAAGTTGTACTTGATCCTGGACttcctcagaggaggagatcTCTTCACCAGACTCTCTAAAGAGGTGAGGCGTGTTATTCCTTTAACCGTGAACGCGCATCATCTCACCTCCATATTTAAACGCGTGACTTTTCTCACCGTTTCGCTCCCAGGTGATGTTCACGGAGGAGGATGTGAAGTTTTATCTGGCAGAGCTGGCGTTGGGACTGGACCATCTCCACAGCCTGGGCATCATTTATAGAGACCTCAAACCCGAGAAGTAAGAACAAGCCTTGCTCAAACTCAGCAGCGCAGGAAACCATTATTAAACACAAACCCAGAGAATTAGAAAATTCCTCATGAGCCAAATGTGTGTAGAATAAATCTGttacacacaggctgcattgTGTTCTGAGGAAGCTTTTATTTGGAGTAAGCTAATAAACGATGCTGTAGCCAAGAACCTGGACATGTAGTGATGGGAATTAAATTCATTTcttaggtttatttatttatttctattacaTACGAAATTATCTTATTGTTATTGCATTTTAATGGTCGGTGGAGTTTTCAAAGGGCTCTTTAAACATTTAGAGCTAGTCATTCCTCATCCAAATGTTGTTTCCTTGAGGCTTAACAAACACTATAAATTATTCTCCTCATTAAACATTAACGAGGCCTTCTGCTTTGTGAaccctgctctgctgtttttgtttttttcattactgttattattattatattctggCCAGTCTCCAGTTGTGGTTTGAAGCTCATTATTGTCATGAGATGCAGTTACTGCCATACTCCATTGTGTGTTCTTGCAGCATTCTCCTGGATGAGGAGGGACACATCAAACTCACAGGTGAGTTCGCCCACTTGCACACACTCCCTGACCTTCAATAGTCACAGGCCTGTAACCGCCTTATCACTAACTCTGGGTATCTGTAGAGGGGCCGGTGTGTGTTCCCCAAGTTAATTATTACACTATCTACCGtcatcatcatttatttatgtggGGCCGTGGTGCCATTAAAGCAAAGGTGACCTACAGAGACTGTATATAGTCACACTGATGAACCTTCTACAggacaaatataaataaacttcTATTGCATTGGAATAAAGCACGAGAATTATCAGTGTACTAGTACCTCAGTGTACTTTATTTACTTCCGACTCGGGAGCCGCGCAGTAATGCGCTGACTGCGTGTGTTTGCAGATTTTGGTTTGTGTAAAGAAGCCATCGATCACGAGAAGAAGGCCTATTCCTTTTGTGGCACCGTGGAGTACATGGCGCCAGAGGTTGTGAACCGGCAGGGACACATCCACAGCGCTGACTGGTGGTCCTTCGGAGTACTAATGGTAAAAGAGGACCGACCTGTGGCTACGTGGAGGCCTGAACTCTGGGTAATGTctaaatgtttgtgttgctcTCTCTTCTAGTTTGAGATGTTGACAGGAGCGCTGCCGTTTCAAGGGAAGGACCGCAAAGAGACCATGAACCTGATTCTGAAGTGAGTTTCCTCCGGCCGAGCATCCTTTCATTTTAAACGCCTCGCGTGTCAATCTGTTTGAGTTCCCTCTGTTCGTCTGCAGGGCTCGTCTGGGAATGCCTCAGTTCCTGAGTGCAGAGGCCCAGTCTCTGCTCAGGGCTCTGTTCAAGAGGAACCCAGCCAACAGACTGGGTTTGTATCAGCTCGTGGGAGACGCGTAAAATGAATGAATCCCAGCTCTGCTAAATGTCGATGCTTCCTTTAAAAGGGTCCGGCGCCGATGGTGCGGAGGAGATCAAACGCCACGGTTTCTTCTCCACAATCGACTGGAACGTGAGCGTCTCACTGTTGTATTTAGTATAAACACAATGTGAAAGTTTCATTTAATATTCACACAGGGTTGGTGTCATTTCTTTCAGAAACTCTTCAGGAAAGAGCTGAAGCCTCCGTTCAGACCAGCGGTGGCACGTCCAGATGACACCTTCTACTTTGATTCCGAGTTCACCTCCCGCACccccaaaggtcagaggtcaaagctAAAATGTCCTAAATGTCTCTTCCTCTCAGTTAGTACCAccattttaatcattttaatatcAGCTTGTACATGAACCTCGCTGAGCAAACCTGTTGGTCCTTTGCAGACTCCCCCGGTGTTCCACCAAGCGCAGGAGCTCACCAGCTCTTCAGGGGCTTCAGCTTCGTGGCCACCACTCTGCTGGAGGAAGACGGCTCATTGGAGCCAATGCAGCCGCCACCGCACCCAGTGGTCCAGGTCAGACCGAGCATCCGCGTCGGCCAGAAACGAATGCTTCACGTTGGATAGTAGTCATTTCCCCGACTTCAGATCCTTGATGCAGGAGCACTAATCGCCTGTGCATAAATCCAGCTCCAGCGTCTCGCTCCTCCGCTCACCTCTCATGatccccctctccctccgcaGCAAATGCACGGCAAGAACCTGCTGTTCAGCGACGGCTACGTTCTGAAGGAAGACATCGGGATGGGCTCCTTCTCCGTCTGCAAACGCTGTGTCCACAAAACCACCAACACGGACTACGCTGTGAAGGTATGAGCACACGATGCGTGAACCACATTGGTCAGAACGCCTCATGCTTGTGTTCGATTTGCAGGTGATTGACAAGACCAGCACGGACCCCTCTGAGGAGATTGAGATCCTCCTCAGATACGGGCAGCATCCCAACATCATAACGCTGAAGGACGTGAGTACAAACGCACGCCGCTGCGTCGTTGGGCTCCGGCGCCTCCTGACTGCCGCGCTCGCCGCAGGTGTACGACAACGGCAAGCAGGTGTACCTGGTGACGGAGCTGATGCGCGGCGGCGAGCTGCTGGACCGGATCCTCAAGCAGAAGTACTTCTCGGAGAGGGAGGCCAGCGCCGTGCTTCACACCATCACCAGGACGGTGGAGTACCTGCACTCGCAGGGGGTGAGGCCCGCGGCTCCGTCCGCAGCTCCACTGAGCGGACGCGGGTCTGACCGGACACTCTCTCACTGTGAGCGCAGGTCGTGCACAGGGACTTGAAGCCCAGCAACATCCTCTACGTGGACGAGTCCGGGAATCCGGAGTCGATCAGGATCTGCGACTTCGGCTTCGCCAAGCAGCTGCGGGCCAACAACGGCCTGCTGATGACCCCGTGCTACACGGCCAACTTCGTGGCCCCCGAGGTGAGCGGCTCGCGCGCGGCGGTGACGCGATTAAAGCtcgatgaggaggatgagctgAAACGCCACATGTCTCCGAGCGCAGGTGCTGAAGCGTCAGGGCTACGACGAAGGCTGCGACATCTGGAGCCTGGGGGTGCTGCTGTACACGATGCTGGCTGGGTGATGAGCAAACACGTGCTCCCTCGTCTGAAGGCCGTTTCCCGTCTCGCTGTGctcactctctcctctccctccaggtTTACTCCATTCGCCAACGGACCCGAGGACACGCCCAACGAGATCCTCAACAGGATAGGCAACGGCCACTTCAGCCTGACCGGAGGCAACTGGGACGCTGTGTCGGACGCGGCCAAGGTAGAGGTCCGACGCCTTTGACTTCCTCTGACATGACTCCAGGTGTCATAATGAATCTGTGCTCCCTTTAGGACCTCGTGTCGAAGATGCTCCACGTGGATCCCCATCAGAGACTGACCGCTAAGCAGGTCCTCAGACACCCCTGGATTGTCCAGAGAGATAAACTGCCCAACAGTCAGCTGCCACACCAGGATGCCAAACTGGTCAAGGTGCGAGATGAGTTAATTCTAGTGAGGGCGTCTTGTGAATATGTCACACGCATCGTATCTGGCTCTACGATCACCGTCTTGTGTTTACGTCCAGGGTGCAATGGCCGCCACCTACTCTGCCCTGAAGAACTCCCAGCCCACTCCGGAGCTGAAGCCCATCGAGAGCTccttcctggcccagaggcgtGTCAAGAagctcccctccacctccctgtagagactgcaaacaaaaaaaaaaaccaaccgATCTGCTCACTGGAGACCAGGCAAACTCGCACCTCCCAGCTCCAAAACCACCCAGCCAGCTTTGCCCGGGGACCACTACCAGCCAAGGAACACTGACCGTGGTCCTGCCCCCATGCTGCCCCCTTGctgtccccccaccccccctgcaGTCGGGCTCATCAGCGGCCGTTAGCCAGCAAAAGCTCGTGGATGGACGGGAAGTGTTgcaggcaaaaaaacaaaactagggTGCAGATTtttggcgcgtgtgtgtgtgtgtgtgtgtgtttgagcgcgTGCATGACTTGCCAGAGTCGATGCGGCCATGTTTTTCCCCGTCCGTGAAGATGAACGCTCCCTCCACTCATCACTGCTGTAATGGTCGTCCCTCCGCTTGCTGCACGGCTGTCTGTCGGCTTGCTCCGTTGTGCGTCCTCCTGTTCGTTTTGTACCGTGGACGAGCTTTATCTTTAGTGGTTGTGCTGCCAAATCAGTGTGTGCCCACAGCACCGAACCACAGTACTGTCCAGCTGCTGTTAATGTTTTTTGAAAGATCCTTACTATTGTTATGAATATAAATCACTTCTGCCATAAATGCCTCTTTGGCTTTGGTACAGCCAGAACACAGGGATTCTGGGAAATCTCCAATGCTGATATTTTGGTTAACGCTTATATTTAGTTTTACAGAGAGTGTGGACGTCTATGTGGCTGGCTGTTGCATGACttgcagggtgtgtgtgtgtgtgtgtgtgtgtgtgtgtgtgtgtgtgtgtgtgtgtgtgtgtgtgtgtgtgtgtgtgtgtgtgtgtgtgtgtgtgtgtgtgtgtgtgtgtgtgtgtgtgtgtgtgtgtgtgtgtgtgtgtgtgtgtgtgtgtgtgtgtgcgcgcgtgcgcgcgtgcgtgcgtgcgtgttggtTTGTACTGTCTTGCGAGATGCTGCAGGGTCGTGTGCATGGCCCAGTGATGTAACGATGTCATGTGGCTTCCtcgtttctctcctctccccttcctcTGCTTGATTCATCTGCTGGCAACCACGTGAGATGTCTCTTATTTTTAttactacaaaaaaaaaaaaatagtacaATAGGTGGCTTTCTGTGAAAGGAACTTGCCCGAGGAACAATGTGGCATGTTATAAATCTGtattgcttttttcttttttttttcttgaataaTGCATATTGAATGCTCTTTCCTGTGCtggctgcttttgttgttgatcgtttcttctttattttgttcCCTTTGTCCAAAGAAAGCGATGATTTAAAATAGTGAAAGACATGCTGAGCACATCAGTCTGCGAACTCGGCGCTATACAggtctcttcttctgtttttaataTCCAGGGACTCTTGCCTTTATGCAGCTGAGCACTCGAAGGCAACCTGTCTCCCTTTAAAATCTGTCGAATCACTGGTTGTTCGTGTGTCACAGACCTACTCTCGTATAGATTATTGTTCATGCTTTCTGAACTTTCGTTGTATAGTTGGTGTgctttcattttattaacaCTGAATTTGAGCCATCCTAAAGAAGAACTCGTGTCGCTCATCGTAAGTAGCTTCATAGGGTGGGTCCTGCTTTCAGCCTGGTGCCTATAGGCCTACGGGTGAGGCTGAAAGTCACGGAAAGGcatcaaaacaaatcaaacggCCAAAAAAATCAATCTTGTACGCGTTTAGAAGGGAAGACCTGTGTGGCTAAATAACCTATGAACCAGCTGTCTTACCTCAAAAGGGATCAAAATGGTATGTTCTAATTCTTGTTTGGTGGCAAATCTCTTTGAAATGTGTGGTAAGGTGGCATTGTATGATAAAGATGAAGATTTTTATATCTTACAGATATTAAAAGTTCAGTTGCTAAAACAAATAGTCTGCCGTGTTGTGTTTCACCTGTTCTGGTGGTCCAGCACATTTCAATCATCCTGAGTATTGacacaatttaaaaacaaataaaggatTTCATTTGAAGATTTGAAAGACTGTAACATAAAATGTGaatttgaaattaatttcaataagtaaataaaagtcCAAAGAACATAAGTCCAGCACCGAGACTGTCCACCACAGCTTGATGCGCTACCCCACATGACCACAAGGTGGCGCTAAAGCGCGTCTTTTCAATCAAGCAGCCTGTTGTAAAATGCCTTTAAATGCTAGAAACCAAAAAATTACAATACTAAAAACCAGCTTGTACGCTCGGTGTGTGAAGGCGTAGTTTTCATACATGGGTAGTGGtctatttcatttaaatattgtaaCAGTCTTGCATTGTAGCAATTCTAAAGCAATCAATGCTCATCCATCTGCATTCCTCTTCGATGCTTATCACACACCATGAGCACTAACGCGGCCCGTTCTGCTGCAGAGTATTAACCTGTAGTGTGACCACATACTTCTACGTGTCTTAGCTTGTctctgtgtgcacacacagcagcacgcGCTTATGTAACAGACACAGGACCTCCTGCAGGTTCCTGTcgctcagcagcagcgtgatCTACGCTGGAAAATGCACCTCTCTGTCAGAGAGACGGCCAGATGTGTTTATACTGGGCACACGTTCTGAAGCAGTAGTTTAGAACGGAAATATGTCTGTGACTCGACCTGCAACAGCAGAACGAGACAATGACCCTGAATAAAGAACAGTAGAAAACCAGCGTCACCATCGGTTACAGATGGAGCAGTTCAGGGTTAGTGCTTTCAGGTCACTGACCAGCACTATACTTTATGCACTTTACATAGTATATTATGATACTTCTCTAATTACATACTTTAGTATGACACTTTGTTAGTCAAACTATACCATGACACGCTTTGGTGACATAGTTTACTATGACGCTTCACCACTTACTCTGCTATGGCTCTTTTTTCATTACATACTATACAGTACTATGACACTATTTTCCATCACACTATTCCAAGAAGTGTTTGTCACAACATTCAATGCTATGACCCATTTTTCACCACTTTTTTCGTCACACACTTTCTTTGCCACATACTTTattatgacacttttttcaccacatactgtacaatgatCCATTTTTGTCACATACGCTACGGTGATGAAAAAAGTGTGACATGcagtgaactgtgtgtgtgcccaTGATGGAGCCACCTTCTAGATGCCAGTGTTCTTAGGAATCCAAGCACCTCTGTATTTTCTGTAaccaatataaataaaaaaaaattctttaaGTATAATTACCACTAAACTATGACCCTACACAATGTGTGTCATGTATAGTATGTGGCCTGGTAGCCTAATGGGTAGAAaattggcctgggaagcagagggGTCCTGGGTTCAGGACTCCAGGTGTCCAATAAAATACTCTTTCTTGTTAAAGACATGCCGAGTATACTGTGTGATGGGAAAATTGGGATACAGTAGCATGTTGTCAGAAAAACTTATAGATCAGTATGTTGTGAAAATTGTGAATAGAATGCACCCAAATCCATAAATTACTGTTACTGAATGAACACCCTGTGTTTAATAATTGCGTTAATCGAGTCGTGCTGCTCGGGATGTTGTCAGTAAACGACAGTGGGCACCACATGGGATTAATTTAGAGTCGGAGGTTGT
Above is a window of Betta splendens chromosome 22, fBetSpl5.4, whole genome shotgun sequence DNA encoding:
- the rps6ka1 gene encoding ribosomal protein S6 kinase alpha-1 isoform X4, with translation MDNVKGRFTVRRLLAFYLFKKSKSLAGGAEPPSPPRNRWTDDGDIKEINITHVVKEGSEKADASQFELLKVLGQGSFGKVFLVRKVTPPDANQLYAMKVLKKATLKVRDRVRTKMERDILADVNHPFVVKLHYAFQTEGKLYLILDFLRGGDLFTRLSKEVMFTEEDVKFYLAELALGLDHLHSLGIIYRDLKPENILLDEEGHIKLTDFGLCKEAIDHEKKAYSFCGTVEYMAPEVVNRQGHIHSADWWSFGVLMFEMLTGALPFQGKDRKETMNLILKARLGMPQFLSAEAQSLLRALFKRNPANRLGSGADGAEEIKRHGFFSTIDWNKLFRKELKPPFRPAVARPDDTFYFDSEFTSRTPKDSPGVPPSAGAHQLFRGFSFVATTLLEEDGSLEPMQPPPHPVVQQMHGKNLLFSDGYVLKEDIGMGSFSVCKRCVHKTTNTDYAVKVIDKTSTDPSEEIEILLRYGQHPNIITLKDVYDNGKQVYLVTELMRGGELLDRILKQKYFSEREASAVLHTITRTVEYLHSQGVVHRDLKPSNILYVDESGNPESIRICDFGFAKQLRANNGLLMTPCYTANFVAPEVLKRQGYDEGCDIWSLGVLLYTMLAGFTPFANGPEDTPNEILNRIGNGHFSLTGGNWDAVSDAAKDLVSKMLHVDPHQRLTAKQVLRHPWIVQRDKLPNSQLPHQDAKLVKGAMAATYSALKNSQPTPELKPIESSFLAQRRVKKLPSTSL
- the rps6ka1 gene encoding ribosomal protein S6 kinase alpha-1 isoform X5 is translated as MPLAQIAVPWPQMELVQLETENGQSTAEDGVTPAVKDDGDIKEINITHVVKEGSEKADASQFELLKVLGQGSFGKVFLVRKVTPPDANQLYAMKVLKKATLKVRDRVRTKMERDILADVNHPFVVKLHYAFQTEGKLYLILDFLRGGDLFTRLSKEVMFTEEDVKFYLAELALGLDHLHSLGIIYRDLKPENILLDEEGHIKLTDFGLCKEAIDHEKKAYSFCGTVEYMAPEVVNRQGHIHSADWWSFGVLMFEMLTGALPFQGKDRKETMNLILKARLGMPQFLSAEAQSLLRALFKRNPANRLGSGADGAEEIKRHGFFSTIDWNKLFRKELKPPFRPAVARPDDTFYFDSEFTSRTPKDSPGVPPSAGAHQLFRGFSFVATTLLEEDGSLEPMQPPPHPVVQQMHGKNLLFSDGYVLKEDIGMGSFSVCKRCVHKTTNTDYAVKVIDKTSTDPSEEIEILLRYGQHPNIITLKDVYDNGKQVYLVTELMRGGELLDRILKQKYFSEREASAVLHTITRTVEYLHSQGVVHRDLKPSNILYVDESGNPESIRICDFGFAKQLRANNGLLMTPCYTANFVAPEVLKRQGYDEGCDIWSLGVLLYTMLAGFTPFANGPEDTPNEILNRIGNGHFSLTGGNWDAVSDAAKDLVSKMLHVDPHQRLTAKQVLRHPWIVQRDKLPNSQLPHQDAKLVKGAMAATYSALKNSQPTPELKPIESSFLAQRRVKKLPSTSL
- the rps6ka1 gene encoding ribosomal protein S6 kinase alpha-1 isoform X6 → MWRLIFRTRTRTRESRITWIERDFASVKGQDDGDIKEINITHVVKEGSEKADASQFELLKVLGQGSFGKVFLVRKVTPPDANQLYAMKVLKKATLKVRDRVRTKMERDILADVNHPFVVKLHYAFQTEGKLYLILDFLRGGDLFTRLSKEVMFTEEDVKFYLAELALGLDHLHSLGIIYRDLKPENILLDEEGHIKLTDFGLCKEAIDHEKKAYSFCGTVEYMAPEVVNRQGHIHSADWWSFGVLMFEMLTGALPFQGKDRKETMNLILKARLGMPQFLSAEAQSLLRALFKRNPANRLGSGADGAEEIKRHGFFSTIDWNKLFRKELKPPFRPAVARPDDTFYFDSEFTSRTPKDSPGVPPSAGAHQLFRGFSFVATTLLEEDGSLEPMQPPPHPVVQQMHGKNLLFSDGYVLKEDIGMGSFSVCKRCVHKTTNTDYAVKVIDKTSTDPSEEIEILLRYGQHPNIITLKDVYDNGKQVYLVTELMRGGELLDRILKQKYFSEREASAVLHTITRTVEYLHSQGVVHRDLKPSNILYVDESGNPESIRICDFGFAKQLRANNGLLMTPCYTANFVAPEVLKRQGYDEGCDIWSLGVLLYTMLAGFTPFANGPEDTPNEILNRIGNGHFSLTGGNWDAVSDAAKDLVSKMLHVDPHQRLTAKQVLRHPWIVQRDKLPNSQLPHQDAKLVKGAMAATYSALKNSQPTPELKPIESSFLAQRRVKKLPSTSL
- the rps6ka1 gene encoding ribosomal protein S6 kinase alpha-1 isoform X2; amino-acid sequence: MLGVLLQSLVHFPAVLADFYFSGLLEEEIVDPDSESDDDDWHSFLQNGQSTAEDGVTPAVKDDGDIKEINITHVVKEGSEKADASQFELLKVLGQGSFGKVFLVRKVTPPDANQLYAMKVLKKATLKVRDRVRTKMERDILADVNHPFVVKLHYAFQTEGKLYLILDFLRGGDLFTRLSKEVMFTEEDVKFYLAELALGLDHLHSLGIIYRDLKPENILLDEEGHIKLTDFGLCKEAIDHEKKAYSFCGTVEYMAPEVVNRQGHIHSADWWSFGVLMFEMLTGALPFQGKDRKETMNLILKARLGMPQFLSAEAQSLLRALFKRNPANRLGSGADGAEEIKRHGFFSTIDWNKLFRKELKPPFRPAVARPDDTFYFDSEFTSRTPKDSPGVPPSAGAHQLFRGFSFVATTLLEEDGSLEPMQPPPHPVVQQMHGKNLLFSDGYVLKEDIGMGSFSVCKRCVHKTTNTDYAVKVIDKTSTDPSEEIEILLRYGQHPNIITLKDVYDNGKQVYLVTELMRGGELLDRILKQKYFSEREASAVLHTITRTVEYLHSQGVVHRDLKPSNILYVDESGNPESIRICDFGFAKQLRANNGLLMTPCYTANFVAPEVLKRQGYDEGCDIWSLGVLLYTMLAGFTPFANGPEDTPNEILNRIGNGHFSLTGGNWDAVSDAAKDLVSKMLHVDPHQRLTAKQVLRHPWIVQRDKLPNSQLPHQDAKLVKGAMAATYSALKNSQPTPELKPIESSFLAQRRVKKLPSTSL
- the rps6ka1 gene encoding ribosomal protein S6 kinase alpha-1 isoform X1 → MLGVLLQSLVHFPAVLADFYFSGLLEEEIVDPDSESDDDDWHSFLQNGQSTAEDGVTPAVKSRITWIERDFASVKGQDDGDIKEINITHVVKEGSEKADASQFELLKVLGQGSFGKVFLVRKVTPPDANQLYAMKVLKKATLKVRDRVRTKMERDILADVNHPFVVKLHYAFQTEGKLYLILDFLRGGDLFTRLSKEVMFTEEDVKFYLAELALGLDHLHSLGIIYRDLKPENILLDEEGHIKLTDFGLCKEAIDHEKKAYSFCGTVEYMAPEVVNRQGHIHSADWWSFGVLMFEMLTGALPFQGKDRKETMNLILKARLGMPQFLSAEAQSLLRALFKRNPANRLGSGADGAEEIKRHGFFSTIDWNKLFRKELKPPFRPAVARPDDTFYFDSEFTSRTPKDSPGVPPSAGAHQLFRGFSFVATTLLEEDGSLEPMQPPPHPVVQQMHGKNLLFSDGYVLKEDIGMGSFSVCKRCVHKTTNTDYAVKVIDKTSTDPSEEIEILLRYGQHPNIITLKDVYDNGKQVYLVTELMRGGELLDRILKQKYFSEREASAVLHTITRTVEYLHSQGVVHRDLKPSNILYVDESGNPESIRICDFGFAKQLRANNGLLMTPCYTANFVAPEVLKRQGYDEGCDIWSLGVLLYTMLAGFTPFANGPEDTPNEILNRIGNGHFSLTGGNWDAVSDAAKDLVSKMLHVDPHQRLTAKQVLRHPWIVQRDKLPNSQLPHQDAKLVKGAMAATYSALKNSQPTPELKPIESSFLAQRRVKKLPSTSL
- the rps6ka1 gene encoding ribosomal protein S6 kinase alpha-1 isoform X3; this translates as MPLAQIAVPWPQMELVQLETENGQSTAEDGVTPAVKSRITWIERDFASVKGQDDGDIKEINITHVVKEGSEKADASQFELLKVLGQGSFGKVFLVRKVTPPDANQLYAMKVLKKATLKVRDRVRTKMERDILADVNHPFVVKLHYAFQTEGKLYLILDFLRGGDLFTRLSKEVMFTEEDVKFYLAELALGLDHLHSLGIIYRDLKPENILLDEEGHIKLTDFGLCKEAIDHEKKAYSFCGTVEYMAPEVVNRQGHIHSADWWSFGVLMFEMLTGALPFQGKDRKETMNLILKARLGMPQFLSAEAQSLLRALFKRNPANRLGSGADGAEEIKRHGFFSTIDWNKLFRKELKPPFRPAVARPDDTFYFDSEFTSRTPKDSPGVPPSAGAHQLFRGFSFVATTLLEEDGSLEPMQPPPHPVVQQMHGKNLLFSDGYVLKEDIGMGSFSVCKRCVHKTTNTDYAVKVIDKTSTDPSEEIEILLRYGQHPNIITLKDVYDNGKQVYLVTELMRGGELLDRILKQKYFSEREASAVLHTITRTVEYLHSQGVVHRDLKPSNILYVDESGNPESIRICDFGFAKQLRANNGLLMTPCYTANFVAPEVLKRQGYDEGCDIWSLGVLLYTMLAGFTPFANGPEDTPNEILNRIGNGHFSLTGGNWDAVSDAAKDLVSKMLHVDPHQRLTAKQVLRHPWIVQRDKLPNSQLPHQDAKLVKGAMAATYSALKNSQPTPELKPIESSFLAQRRVKKLPSTSL